The following coding sequences lie in one Longimicrobiaceae bacterium genomic window:
- a CDS encoding dipeptidase produces MALDAYLKANRQRNLDELNEFLRIPSVSAKSEHNADTARAADWLAGRMREAGMTAVEVIPTEGHPIVLGEWRGAPAGAPTVLLYGHYDVQPPEPLDEWTSEPFEPEVRGDKLFARGSVDDKGQVYLHLKAVQAHIATSGSLPVNVVFVVEGEEEVGSPNLEKFLAANSERLQCDVVMISDTTMFAPGLPSITIGLRGLAYMEVRVQGPAVDLHSGAYGGAVVNPANALAKIIAGLHDDQGRVTVPGFYDRVVSLTAEQRAGIGELPFEEEGLREEVGAVKLGGEAGYGSLERIWARPTLDVNGLLSGYTGEGAKTVLPAKAMAKISMRLVPDQDYKEIEKLFTAHVRSLAPEGVTVEVEALHGGQPWYSEPQGPIFGAAERALEKAFGRKPVFIREGGSIPIVQAFQKRFGVPAVLIGFGLPGENAHAPNEWMSIDNFHRGSEAIASMYDELR; encoded by the coding sequence ATGGCCCTCGACGCATACCTCAAGGCGAACCGCCAGCGCAACCTGGACGAGCTGAACGAGTTCCTCCGCATCCCGAGCGTGAGCGCGAAGAGCGAGCACAATGCGGACACGGCCCGCGCGGCGGACTGGCTGGCCGGCCGCATGCGCGAGGCGGGGATGACGGCGGTGGAGGTGATCCCCACCGAGGGCCACCCCATCGTCCTCGGCGAGTGGCGCGGCGCCCCGGCGGGCGCGCCCACGGTGCTGCTGTACGGCCACTACGACGTGCAGCCGCCGGAGCCGCTGGACGAGTGGACCAGCGAGCCCTTCGAGCCCGAGGTGCGCGGCGACAAGCTTTTCGCCCGCGGCTCGGTGGACGACAAGGGCCAGGTGTACCTGCACCTCAAGGCCGTGCAGGCGCACATCGCCACCAGCGGCTCGCTGCCGGTGAACGTCGTCTTCGTCGTCGAAGGCGAGGAGGAGGTGGGCTCGCCCAACCTGGAGAAGTTCCTGGCCGCCAACTCCGAGCGCCTCCAGTGCGACGTGGTGATGATCTCCGACACCACCATGTTCGCGCCGGGCCTGCCGTCCATCACCATCGGCCTGCGCGGCCTGGCGTACATGGAGGTCCGCGTGCAGGGGCCGGCGGTGGACCTGCACTCCGGCGCGTACGGCGGCGCCGTGGTCAACCCCGCCAACGCCCTGGCGAAGATCATCGCCGGGCTGCACGACGACCAGGGCCGCGTGACGGTGCCCGGCTTCTACGACCGCGTGGTCTCGCTCACGGCCGAGCAGCGGGCGGGCATCGGCGAGCTGCCGTTCGAGGAGGAGGGGCTGCGGGAAGAGGTGGGCGCGGTGAAGCTGGGCGGCGAGGCGGGCTACGGCTCGCTGGAGCGCATCTGGGCGCGGCCCACGCTGGACGTGAACGGCCTGCTGAGCGGCTACACGGGCGAGGGCGCCAAGACGGTGCTGCCCGCGAAGGCCATGGCGAAGATCTCCATGCGGCTGGTGCCGGACCAGGACTACAAGGAGATCGAGAAGCTGTTCACCGCGCACGTCCGCTCCCTCGCGCCCGAAGGCGTGACAGTGGAGGTGGAGGCGCTGCACGGCGGGCAGCCGTGGTACTCCGAGCCGCAGGGCCCCATCTTCGGCGCGGCGGAGCGGGCGCTGGAGAAGGCCTTCGGCCGCAAGCCCGTCTTCATCCGCGAGGGCGGCTCCATCCCCATCGTGCAGGCGTTCCAGAAGCGCTTCGGCGTGCCGGCCGTGCTCATCGGCTTCGGGCTGCCGGGCGAGAACGCGCATGCGCCGAACGAGTGGATGAGCATCGACAACTTCCACCGCGGCTCCGAAGCCATCGCCTCCATGTACGACGAGCTGCGATGA